A single Cyclopterus lumpus isolate fCycLum1 chromosome 15, fCycLum1.pri, whole genome shotgun sequence DNA region contains:
- the mrps5 gene encoding 28S ribosomal protein S5, mitochondrial, producing the protein MAASLRVCCALRVAVGAPLLVRGSQLAGRASASSLQRHPAAPLVPLVPLVPAAAWQQTRHGSFFNKLTAEELWKGVLAESGSGARKGRGKRTKRKLKRDLNRGQNVGEGRGGFLWPGLNTPVLKDGTLQSMSRRGESEQQEMQAELVRQRDEWERKRKMKVKRERGWTGNSWGGISLGPPDPGPNGETYEDFDSRVIEVKSVFNMTAKEGRKRSISCLVAVGNGNGAAGFALGKAADRITALRKAKNRAIHYLFYIERFNNQTIYHD; encoded by the exons ATGGCGGCGTCCTTACGGGTGTGCTGCGCCCTCCGCGTCGCAGTCGGAG CACCCTTACTCGTCCGGGGGTCCCAGCTGGCGGGCCGAgcctccgcctcctctctgcagagacacccagcagctccactggttccactggttccactggttcctGCAGCCGCATGGCAGCAGACCCGGCACGGCAGCTTCTTCAACAAGT TGACGGCGGAGGAGTTGTGGAAAGGTGTGCTGGCCGAGTCGGGTTCTGGGGCGAGGAAGGGCCGAGGAAAGAGAACCAAGCGCAAGCTGAAGAGGGACCTGAACCGAGGGCAGAACGTCGGAGAGG GGCGGGGAGGTTTCCTGTGGCCCGGCCTCAACACCCCGGTGCTGAAGGACGGGACCCTGCAGAGCATGAGTCGCCGAGGGGAGAGCGAGCAGCAGGAGATGCAGGCTGAGCTGG TGCGCCAGAGGGACgagtgggagaggaagaggaagatgaaggtgaagagggagagaggatggacGGGAAACTCCTGGGGGGGCATCAGCCTGGGCCCCCCGGACCCTGGACCCAACGGAG AAACATACGAGGACTTTGATTCACGTGTCATTGAG gtGAAGAGTGTGTTCAACATGACCGCGAAGGAGGGCAGGAAGCGGTCCATCAGCTGTTTGGTCGCGGTGGGAAACGGAAACGGAGCCGCAG GCTTCGCTTTGGGGAAAGCAGCCGACAGAATCACAGCTCtgaggaag GCCAAGAACAGAGCGATCCACTACCTGTTCTACATCGAGCGCTTCAACAACCAGACCA TTTATCACGAC